In Deltaproteobacteria bacterium, the following proteins share a genomic window:
- a CDS encoding phenylacetate--CoA ligase family protein produces MIREFLLSYPYLQRKKLIRRTEYWPTDKLKELQGSFLLGILRYAAQNIPYYQKMLDLNELNHTTEPYELLAKFPLIDKKEIRKHLNSFVRGNRIRKLRGLTGGSSGQVLIFYCDRFTTRQREKAFIFDQWSRVGYKLGDSIFSLRARTPPKDQFVQHDHFFNIYHASSFDISKLNIKKYVYYMNKIQPKFLHGYPSIIYQIALLLERCKNKLNFNYKAVLCGSEKLFDYQRKKIESVFTARVYSWYGHSEYLALGGECEHSQTLHFYPQYGYTELLPTGTKNEEGKEIYELVATGFNNQVMPLIRYRTGDYATLSENQSCKCNRNYLIIDEVIGREQEFFVDANGSLISATVLIDEAHYDVFMGLESFWIHQDTPGVVEIFLVKNERYQDELFHLMKNEMEALVGDRLRLHFSFVDKAQKTPSGKAKVVHQELDISSYLRNIT; encoded by the coding sequence GTGATTAGAGAATTTTTATTAAGCTATCCCTATTTACAAAGGAAGAAATTAATTAGAAGAACAGAATATTGGCCAACTGACAAATTAAAAGAACTACAGGGATCTTTCCTATTAGGTATTTTACGTTACGCAGCGCAGAATATACCTTACTATCAAAAAATGCTTGACTTAAATGAATTAAATCACACGACAGAACCATATGAGCTCTTAGCGAAATTTCCACTAATTGATAAAAAAGAAATTAGAAAACATTTAAACAGTTTCGTAAGAGGAAATCGCATTCGAAAGTTGAGAGGGTTAACAGGAGGGTCAAGTGGACAGGTTTTAATTTTTTATTGTGATAGGTTTACCACTAGGCAACGGGAAAAGGCATTTATATTTGATCAATGGAGCAGAGTCGGTTATAAATTAGGTGATAGCATCTTTTCTCTAAGGGCTCGCACACCGCCCAAAGATCAATTCGTTCAACATGACCATTTTTTTAATATATACCATGCCTCTTCATTCGATATTAGCAAGTTAAATATTAAGAAGTATGTTTATTATATGAATAAAATTCAACCTAAATTTTTACACGGATATCCATCTATCATATACCAAATTGCTCTCTTACTGGAGAGATGTAAAAATAAATTAAACTTTAATTATAAAGCAGTTTTATGTGGCTCTGAGAAACTTTTTGATTATCAAAGGAAAAAGATAGAATCAGTTTTTACTGCCAGAGTATATAGCTGGTATGGGCATAGTGAATATTTAGCCCTGGGTGGTGAGTGCGAACATTCGCAGACTCTTCATTTTTATCCACAATATGGTTACACTGAATTGTTACCAACTGGAACTAAAAATGAGGAGGGAAAGGAGATTTACGAACTAGTCGCCACAGGATTCAATAATCAAGTGATGCCCCTAATACGATATCGTACCGGTGATTATGCTACTTTATCAGAAAACCAAAGTTGTAAATGCAATAGGAACTATCTAATTATAGATGAGGTCATTGGCAGAGAGCAAGAATTTTTTGTTGACGCGAATGGATCGCTTATAAGTGCTACGGTCTTGATTGACGAAGCACATTATGATGTTTTCATGGGGTTAGAATCCTTTTGGATTCATCAAGATACACCTGGAGTGGTCGAAATATTTCTTGTAAAGAATGAAAGGTATCAAGATGAATTATTTCACCTTATGAAAAATGAGATGGAGGCGCTTGTAGGAGATAGATTGAGGTTACACTTTTCGTTTGTCGATAAGGCTCAGAAGACTCCGAGCGGTAAAGCGAAGGTGGTTCATCAGGAACTAGATATTAGCAGCTATCTAAGGAATATTACTTAA
- a CDS encoding bi-domain-containing oxidoreductase, whose amino-acid sequence MKQLTSKLKDGSIQIIEVPVPSVNPGMVLVQNRYSLISSGTEGSTIKTAKKGYLGKAKERPEQVKQVLDTLKTQGPVQTYRAVMKKLDAYSPLGYSCAGEVIDVAPGIIELNVGDLVACGGLSACHAEVVNVPVNLCVKLKPDADLKQAAYNTLGAIALQVVRQADLRLGETCAVIGLGLLGQLTCLLLRASGVRVVGLDIDQAMVDMATKHCADLALKQGQAGIAELIGQFTTGLGCDAVIITAATSSLEPINFAGAIARKRGTIIVVGAVPTGFDREPHFYRKELQVRMSCSYGPGRYDPEYEEKGQDYPIGYVRWTENRNMQAFQDLIYTRKADVSFLTTHVFKFEDAPKAYDLILERSEPSVGILIEYDAGKVHKPAPGGISLGRVTESREPVSVSIGFIGAGSYAQNHLLPNIPKNRDVVLRGVMTASSASARSTGERFGFEFCTNNADDILTNDTINTVFIATHHDTHATYVRQALEAGKNVFVEKPLCLKPEELEEIRNLYEALPQEHDAKAPILMVGYNRRFSPFIAQVKKKVGRGPMAAIYRINAGVIPPDSWIQDQEFGGGRIIGEVCHFVDVLTYLSGSLPISLYTASMPGPHNLHDTLQVCLSYADGSVGTIAYLANGDKSLSKERLEVFAHGETAVVEDFKTLTFYSKGKKKKKTLLSQDKGQKNEINLFLESLSKGAGEIIPFEEIYSASLVTFKIIESIQRGESLKL is encoded by the coding sequence ATGAAACAGCTGACCAGCAAATTAAAAGACGGTTCAATTCAGATTATTGAGGTGCCGGTTCCGTCTGTTAATCCCGGGATGGTACTTGTTCAAAATCGCTATTCCCTTATCAGTTCAGGCACGGAAGGCAGCACTATCAAAACCGCGAAAAAAGGTTACTTAGGCAAAGCTAAGGAAAGGCCGGAGCAGGTTAAACAGGTTCTTGACACATTGAAAACCCAGGGGCCGGTCCAGACATATCGCGCGGTCATGAAGAAGTTAGACGCCTATTCGCCTCTTGGTTATTCCTGCGCCGGGGAGGTCATAGATGTAGCTCCTGGTATAATAGAACTAAATGTGGGGGATTTGGTGGCTTGCGGAGGCCTCAGCGCCTGTCATGCTGAAGTGGTTAACGTTCCGGTCAATCTCTGTGTAAAACTGAAGCCCGACGCTGATCTCAAACAGGCGGCATATAATACATTGGGGGCTATAGCATTGCAGGTCGTCCGGCAGGCAGATTTGCGCCTGGGTGAAACCTGCGCGGTGATCGGCCTCGGTTTGCTAGGACAATTAACTTGTCTGCTACTGCGGGCCTCGGGTGTTCGCGTCGTTGGATTGGATATTGACCAGGCCATGGTGGATATGGCCACCAAGCACTGCGCGGACCTGGCACTCAAACAGGGGCAAGCTGGTATCGCGGAGCTTATTGGCCAATTTACTACCGGTCTTGGCTGCGACGCCGTGATCATAACTGCCGCCACCAGTTCTCTTGAACCGATTAATTTTGCAGGCGCCATCGCTCGAAAACGCGGCACTATTATCGTGGTTGGCGCAGTACCCACGGGCTTCGACCGCGAGCCTCACTTTTACCGCAAGGAATTACAGGTGCGTATGTCCTGCTCTTATGGGCCGGGTCGTTATGATCCGGAGTACGAGGAAAAAGGACAGGATTACCCGATCGGATATGTGCGCTGGACCGAAAACCGCAACATGCAGGCCTTTCAGGACCTGATTTATACGAGAAAAGCAGATGTTTCCTTCCTCACCACCCATGTCTTTAAATTTGAAGACGCCCCCAAAGCATATGACTTGATTTTAGAGCGCTCCGAGCCCTCGGTGGGAATCCTTATCGAATATGACGCTGGCAAGGTTCACAAACCCGCCCCGGGTGGCATATCCCTTGGTCGAGTTACCGAAAGCCGTGAGCCTGTCTCGGTTTCCATTGGATTTATCGGCGCCGGGTCTTATGCCCAGAACCATCTTCTGCCTAACATCCCCAAAAACCGGGATGTGGTTCTAAGAGGCGTCATGACCGCTTCCAGCGCCAGCGCCCGCTCAACAGGGGAACGATTCGGCTTTGAGTTCTGCACGAACAATGCAGATGATATCCTTACAAATGATACGATTAACACCGTTTTTATCGCCACGCACCACGATACTCATGCCACATACGTCAGGCAGGCCTTGGAGGCAGGCAAGAATGTCTTCGTTGAAAAACCCCTGTGTTTGAAACCTGAAGAACTGGAGGAGATCAGAAATCTGTATGAGGCTCTGCCACAGGAACATGATGCCAAGGCGCCGATACTCATGGTCGGCTATAACAGACGATTTTCTCCATTCATCGCCCAAGTCAAGAAAAAAGTCGGCCGCGGACCCATGGCCGCCATCTACCGGATCAATGCCGGCGTTATACCGCCCGATTCATGGATTCAAGATCAGGAGTTTGGAGGGGGCAGGATCATTGGGGAGGTTTGTCACTTCGTGGACGTCCTGACTTACCTGAGCGGGTCCCTTCCAATTTCCCTTTACACCGCCTCAATGCCAGGTCCGCATAACCTTCATGATACCCTTCAGGTGTGCTTGAGTTATGCAGACGGTTCAGTAGGTACAATTGCCTACCTGGCCAACGGTGACAAGAGCCTGTCCAAAGAGCGCCTCGAGGTCTTTGCTCACGGAGAAACTGCGGTCGTGGAGGATTTCAAAACGCTGACCTTTTATTCGAAGGGGAAAAAGAAAAAAAAGACACTGCTTTCTCAAGACAAAGGCCAAAAGAACGAGATCAATCTTTTTTTAGAAAGTCTTAGTAAAGGCGCCGGCGAGATCATACCGTTTGAGGAGATATACAGCGCCTCCCTGGTCACCTTCAAAATCATCGAGTCAATCCAGCGAGGTGAAAGCCTCAAGCTGTAA